Proteins found in one Exiguobacterium sp. 9-2 genomic segment:
- a CDS encoding ABC transporter permease → MRNPNMIGLVRNEVTKIASKRRFAVVAIILIVLVSMFTYAQYRDIQEQIKKQGTLDWRVELQQDIVDTQNRLASSSIQDEFRQFLEFDLKQNQYYLDNDINPNYPGAPTFIRIFFSQGLTLILPLFIIVIMADIVSGEQNDGTIKTLLSRPVRRWKILMAKWLTVLLYTSMLMALTVVVCYAISGIVLGYDGWTAPILTGFQASPSGTFSTEFVHTLPMWEYLLMAVGLAWIVTAVVGTIALMVSVLVKNTATGIGIMMAVLISGTLLTTLGSSWTSSKYLVNVNFGLINYLDGQAPPIEGMTLPFSLAVLGCWTVAALIVAFWNFTQKDMY, encoded by the coding sequence TTGCGTAATCCGAACATGATCGGTCTCGTCCGAAATGAAGTTACGAAAATCGCTTCGAAACGTCGGTTTGCTGTCGTTGCGATCATCCTCATCGTCCTCGTCTCAATGTTTACGTACGCACAGTATCGAGACATTCAAGAACAGATCAAAAAGCAAGGAACACTTGATTGGCGGGTTGAACTTCAACAAGATATCGTCGATACACAGAACCGTCTTGCTTCTAGCAGTATTCAAGATGAGTTCCGTCAGTTCCTTGAATTCGACCTAAAACAAAACCAATACTATCTCGATAACGACATCAATCCGAATTATCCGGGAGCCCCGACGTTCATCCGGATATTCTTTTCGCAAGGATTGACGCTGATTTTACCGCTGTTCATCATCGTCATCATGGCGGACATCGTCAGCGGGGAACAAAATGACGGAACGATCAAGACATTGCTGTCGCGACCGGTCCGGCGTTGGAAGATCCTCATGGCGAAATGGTTGACGGTGTTACTTTATACATCGATGCTGATGGCATTGACCGTCGTCGTCTGTTATGCGATATCCGGAATCGTCCTCGGTTATGACGGCTGGACCGCACCGATCTTGACCGGATTCCAAGCTTCACCGAGCGGAACGTTCTCGACTGAATTCGTGCACACGTTACCGATGTGGGAGTATCTGTTGATGGCGGTCGGTCTAGCCTGGATCGTCACGGCGGTCGTCGGGACGATTGCCTTGATGGTCTCCGTTCTCGTCAAGAATACGGCGACAGGCATCGGGATCATGATGGCAGTTTTGATTTCCGGTACGTTACTGACGACGCTCGGTTCGAGCTGGACGAGTTCGAAGTATCTCGTCAACGTCAACTTTGGACTGATTAACTACCTTGATGGTCAAGCGCCACCGATCGAAGGGATGACACTTCCGTTCTCGCTTGCTGTCCTCGGTTGTTGGACGGTCGCGGCACTAATCGTTGCCTTCTGGAACTTCACGCAAAAAGATATGTATTAA
- the miaA gene encoding tRNA (adenosine(37)-N6)-dimethylallyltransferase MiaA, translating to MKKQPVIVIVGPTAVGKTKTGIELAKRLNGEVLSGDSVQVYQGMDIGSAKVTTEEMEGVPHHLLDLVTPDDEMSVARFQTVARATIDEIASRGKLPIIVGGTGLYIRSILYDYQFTEQAEDPALRAELEAYAATHGATALHDRLKELDPVRAEAIHPNNIQRVVRAIEVARTGQTQTTGSQPALYESLLFVLHMEDRDRLYDRIDQRVDMMVNSGLLEEVARLDAAGYRQTKALQAIGYKEMLPVLDGAPLDPAVDMLKRNTRRFAKRQLTWFRHQFDGVWVDMGKFSFEETFKIIYDRTVEFLKAVK from the coding sequence ATGAAGAAACAACCAGTTATCGTCATCGTCGGACCGACGGCAGTCGGAAAAACGAAGACAGGCATTGAACTAGCAAAACGACTAAACGGAGAGGTCTTATCCGGAGATTCGGTTCAAGTCTATCAAGGGATGGACATCGGATCGGCAAAAGTGACGACCGAAGAGATGGAAGGAGTGCCGCATCATCTGCTTGATCTCGTTACACCGGACGACGAGATGAGTGTAGCCCGTTTCCAAACGGTTGCCCGAGCAACAATCGATGAGATCGCGAGCCGTGGTAAGTTGCCGATCATCGTCGGCGGAACAGGACTTTACATCCGTTCAATTTTATATGATTACCAGTTTACCGAGCAGGCAGAAGATCCAGCCTTACGGGCTGAACTCGAAGCGTATGCGGCGACACATGGAGCAACTGCACTACATGATCGGTTAAAGGAACTCGATCCGGTGCGCGCAGAAGCGATTCATCCGAATAACATCCAGCGGGTCGTTCGGGCGATCGAGGTCGCGCGGACTGGTCAGACACAAACGACTGGCAGTCAACCGGCACTTTACGAGAGTTTGTTGTTCGTTTTACACATGGAAGACCGGGATCGTTTGTATGACCGGATTGATCAGCGGGTAGACATGATGGTCAACAGTGGCCTTCTAGAGGAAGTGGCGCGTCTGGACGCTGCCGGGTATCGACAGACGAAGGCGTTGCAAGCGATTGGTTATAAAGAGATGTTACCTGTTCTTGACGGAGCACCACTCGATCCTGCTGTTGACATGCTAAAACGGAACACACGACGCTTCGCCAAACGTCAATTGACATGGTTCCGTCATCAATTTGATGGCGTTTGGGTAGATATGGGAAAGTTTTCATTTGAAGAAACGTTCAAAATTATCTATGATAGAACTGTAGAGTTTCTGAAAGCGGTTAAATAA
- the hfq gene encoding RNA chaperone Hfq produces MKATYNIQDVFLNQLRKDAVPTTVFLISGYQLRGLIKSFDNFTVILESEGKQQLIYKHAISTFAPARNVTLYEQEETQEVSR; encoded by the coding sequence ATGAAAGCGACATACAACATTCAGGACGTCTTTTTAAATCAATTACGGAAAGATGCAGTCCCAACGACTGTTTTCTTAATCAGCGGGTATCAATTACGGGGGCTGATCAAGTCATTTGATAACTTCACGGTCATTTTGGAGTCGGAAGGCAAACAGCAATTGATCTACAAACACGCAATTTCGACGTTCGCACCAGCGCGCAACGTGACGTTATATGAACAAGAAGAGACACAAGAAGTTTCTCGCTAA
- a CDS encoding tyrosine-type recombinase/integrase, which yields MAREQSYTLPEFIERYLFYLTTSGRQLSTVRRYRYDLIEVHRYMTDVDQPLETIDDFKAISIETWKTFINEYLIEEKLYQQATVARIVTVINQVNYQIRQTKAKLIEYAQPTHELTAKHVASFKEYEQLVRTNQSDRGLTEHQLKARPYLIDRNELILRLFYRYGLRVHHIIGLKMHDLNFAQQEMTVHDRLGNRYLLHLEREDQDIMLRYLKTIPEPVRPRYHSTDPFFVAFDFARMTFRWVYSKNAPKQLSIVMITKMMRQLNERSDNKRVLTPSMLRNSFILKTYQDEMTKEERLQKTCLYKDVSLRRYEEAVEELTPLL from the coding sequence ATGGCACGCGAACAGTCGTATACGCTTCCAGAGTTCATTGAACGCTACCTATTTTATTTAACGACAAGCGGACGACAACTTTCGACCGTCCGGCGCTATCGGTACGATTTAATCGAAGTCCACCGCTACATGACGGATGTCGATCAACCACTTGAGACGATCGATGATTTCAAGGCGATTTCGATTGAGACGTGGAAGACGTTCATCAATGAGTACTTGATCGAAGAGAAACTCTACCAACAAGCGACGGTCGCCCGAATCGTCACCGTCATCAATCAAGTCAATTACCAAATTCGACAAACGAAGGCGAAGCTGATCGAATACGCACAACCGACACATGAATTGACGGCAAAACACGTCGCTTCCTTTAAGGAATACGAGCAACTCGTCCGAACGAATCAATCCGATCGCGGCTTGACGGAACATCAATTGAAAGCCCGTCCGTATTTGATCGATCGAAACGAACTCATTCTCCGCCTGTTTTATCGCTACGGTTTACGCGTCCATCACATCATCGGCTTAAAGATGCACGATCTCAACTTCGCCCAGCAAGAGATGACCGTCCACGATCGACTCGGCAACCGCTACCTGCTCCATCTCGAGCGGGAAGATCAAGATATCATGTTGCGTTACTTGAAGACGATTCCGGAGCCCGTCCGTCCTCGTTATCACAGTACCGACCCTTTTTTCGTCGCGTTCGACTTCGCCCGGATGACATTCCGCTGGGTTTACAGTAAGAATGCACCGAAGCAATTGTCGATCGTCATGATCACGAAGATGATGCGTCAGCTGAATGAACGGTCGGACAACAAGCGGGTCTTGACGCCGTCGATGTTACGCAACAGCTTCATCCTAAAAACGTATCAGGACGAGATGACGAAAGAAGAACGCCTGCAGAAGACGTGTCTTTATAAGGATGTCTCGCTTCGACGTTATGAAGAGGCAGTCGAGGAACTGACACCATTACTGTAA
- the hflX gene encoding GTPase HflX, with protein MSERVIVVGCQLPGVPDHVYEESVAELEALVTTAHGVVVGRLDQKRQAIDRRTFIGKGKVEELVALADELEPDLIIFNAEVTPGQMKNIRIALSDPEAIKLIDRTQLILDIFAGRAQSREGKLQVELAQMSYLLPRLAGQGTQLSRLGGGIGTRGPGESKLETDRRHIRRRVDEISKQLETSVAHRARYRERRKENQTFQIALVGYTNAGKSTIFNRLTQADTYEKDELFATLDPLTRQVDLPEGGQILLTDTVGFIQDLPTKLIAAFRSTLEEVLEADLILHVVDASSEHYLNQMQTTNDVLDELGAGDIPQLEVYNKKDQLNRLFTGGKLLISALDPQDIERLIEEIERSISEILEYLEIRIPVDGFAHYNPAKEVMMNLKESFEEDGSVILKGYLRKDTRLYATLKQYEV; from the coding sequence ATGTCAGAACGCGTCATCGTCGTTGGTTGCCAGCTCCCCGGTGTCCCGGATCATGTCTATGAAGAATCGGTCGCGGAGCTCGAAGCACTCGTAACGACTGCGCATGGTGTCGTCGTCGGTCGTTTGGATCAAAAACGACAAGCAATTGACCGCCGTACGTTCATCGGAAAAGGAAAGGTTGAGGAACTCGTTGCGTTAGCAGACGAACTTGAACCTGATTTAATCATATTCAATGCTGAAGTCACGCCCGGTCAAATGAAAAATATCCGGATTGCCTTATCAGACCCGGAAGCGATCAAGTTGATCGACCGGACGCAGTTGATTCTCGATATCTTCGCTGGACGTGCCCAATCACGCGAAGGGAAATTGCAGGTCGAACTGGCACAGATGAGTTATCTGTTGCCACGTCTTGCTGGGCAGGGAACACAACTGTCACGTCTTGGTGGCGGAATTGGAACACGTGGACCAGGTGAGTCGAAACTCGAGACGGATCGTCGTCATATCCGGCGCCGCGTCGATGAGATTTCGAAACAACTCGAGACATCCGTCGCGCATCGTGCCCGTTACCGGGAACGTCGCAAAGAGAACCAGACGTTCCAAATCGCACTCGTTGGTTATACGAATGCCGGCAAATCAACGATCTTCAACCGATTGACTCAAGCCGACACATACGAAAAGGATGAGTTGTTCGCGACGCTCGATCCGTTGACACGTCAAGTCGATTTGCCAGAAGGTGGGCAAATCCTCCTGACGGATACGGTCGGTTTCATTCAAGATCTGCCGACAAAGTTGATCGCAGCGTTCCGTTCGACACTCGAGGAAGTGCTAGAAGCGGACTTGATCCTCCACGTCGTCGATGCGTCGAGTGAGCATTACTTGAACCAGATGCAGACGACGAACGATGTTCTCGATGAACTCGGTGCCGGTGACATCCCGCAGCTAGAAGTCTACAACAAGAAGGACCAGCTGAACCGTTTGTTTACAGGCGGGAAACTGTTGATCTCTGCACTTGATCCGCAGGACATCGAGCGTTTGATTGAAGAGATCGAACGTTCAATCAGTGAGATCCTCGAGTATCTCGAGATCCGCATCCCGGTTGATGGTTTTGCTCATTACAATCCGGCAAAGGAAGTCATGATGAACTTGAAGGAATCGTTCGAAGAAGATGGTTCTGTCATTCTTAAAGGTTACTTGCGTAAAGATACGCGTCTATATGCGACATTGAAACAATACGAGGTGTAA